A single Entelurus aequoreus isolate RoL-2023_Sb linkage group LG11, RoL_Eaeq_v1.1, whole genome shotgun sequence DNA region contains:
- the smpd5 gene encoding sphingomyelin phosphodiesterase 5, producing the protein MALETSPFPNRCAAGVHAAGWVLILPCFWFLDRLIAVCKSTTLEQTHRQEEECYLHPLKVVFGSITFFILFLLTAPVALLGFLLWAPLQAWRRPFCYHREATSLQCETHSGFELEGKASFGFASANLCLLPDSLARFNNLGHTQRRALAIGECIAQGVGRPNIRIFIDSPSSCSTLSPSNSIVPALNSSSCSATDRQTPPPESDVFGVKACNGAVYVPCGDTKEPSAELPSIQHNSNHNANQQGPTGQRRAPRALLSQGLGQQGDVPWEVSTLFPANVDILCLEEVFDKRAAQKLTCTLSPFFGHILYDIGVYACQPPCSCSTFKFFNSGLFLASRFPIQEAEYHCFPNSRGEDALAAKGLLAAKVVIGKNQKQKKVVGYFNCVHLHAPEGEGEIRCEQLNMVTKWIGDFQAANRQSDEEVAFDVLCGDFNFDNCSPDDTLEQNHCLFEEYKDPCRAGPGKEKPWVIGTLLEQPTLYDECVNTPENLQRTLESEMLRKSYISPPVPGTGSPLVYPETDQPWIGRRIDYILFREKSISKHCQTEVEEVSFITQLAGLTDHIPVGLRLHVTMDS; encoded by the exons ATGGCCCTGGAGACGTCCCCATTTCCCAACCGGTGTGCTGCCGGCGTCCATGCGGCGGGATGGGTGTTGATTCTACCTTGCTTCTGGTTTCTTGACCGCCTCATCGCCGTGTGCAAGTCGACCACCCTGGAGCAGACGCACAGACAAGAGGAGGAATGCTACCTCCACCCCCTCAAGGTCGTCTTCGGCTCTATCACCTTTTTTATTCTGTTTCTCTTGACGGCGCCCGTAGCCTTGCTGGGTTTTCTACTGTGGGCGCCGCTGCAAGCGTGGCGCAGACCCTTCTGCTACCACCGAGAGGCGACGTCGCTGCAGTGTGAGACCCACAGTGGCTTTGAGCTAGAAGGAAAGGCATCGTTTGGCTTTGCATCAGCCAACTTGTGTCTTCTCCCCGACAGCCTCGCTCGCTTTAATAACCTGGGACACACTCAGCGCAGGGCTCTTGCTATTGGCGAGTGCATAGCGCAGGGCGTGGGCCGTCCCAACATCCGCATCTTTATCGACTCCCCCAGCAGCTGCAGTACTCTTAGCCCCTCCAACAGTATTGTCCCCGCGCTTAATTCCTCCTCATGTAGTGCCACAGACAGACAGACTCCGCCCCCCGAGAGTGATGTATTTGGAGTAAAGGCCTGCAACGGAGCAGTTTATGTACCTTGTGGAGATACAAAGGAGCCGTCTGCTGAGTTACCATCCATCCAGCACAACTCCAACCACAACGCTAACCAGCAGGGGCCAACAGGTCAGCGCAGGGCACCCCGCGCTTTACTCTCCCAGGGTCTTGGCCAACAGGGTGACGTGCCCTGGGAAGTGTCGACGTTGTTTCCTGCCAATGTGGACATTCTCTGCTTAGAGGAGGTGTTCGATAAAAGGGCCGCACAAAAGCTCACCTGTACGCTGAGTCCTTTTTTTGGGCACATACTCTACGACATTGGAGTATACGCCTGCCAACCACCGTGCAGCTGTTCCACTTTCAAGTTCTTCAATAGCGGCCTCTTCCTTGCCAGCCGATTTCCCATCCAGGAAGCTGAGTACCACTGCTTTCCGAACAGCCGAGGGGAAGATGCGCTGGCTGCCAAGGGCCTCCTTGCCGCTAAG GTGGTGATCGGGAAGAACCAGAAGCAGAAGAAAGTAGTTGGTTATTTTAACTGTGTACACCTCCATGCACCAGAAG GTGAAGGAGAGATCCGCTGTGAGCAGTTAAACATGGTCACCAAGTGGATCGGGGACTTCCAAGCAGCCAACAGGCAGTCCGACGAGGAAGTGGCTTTTGATGTACTCTGTGGCGACTTTAACTTTGACAACTGCTCACCAG ATGACACTTTGGAACAGAACCACTGTCTCTTTGAGGAATACAAAGACCCTTGCAGGGCAGGACCAGGGAAAGAAAAGCCCTGGGTCATTG GTACTCTACTAGAGCAGCCGACACTGTATGATGAGTGTGTAAACACTCCAGAAAACCTACAAAG AACTTTAGAGAGTGAGATGCTCAGAAAGAGTTACATCTCCCCTCCCGTTCCTGGCACAGGCTCACCATTGGTTTACCCTGAAACTGACCAGCCCTGGATTGGTCGCAGGATTGATTATATCCTTTTCCGGGAAAAGTCCATCTCAAAGCACTGCCAAACA GAAGTGGAAGAGGTATCGTTTATAACCCAGCTGGCTGGCCTGACAGACCATATCCCTGTGGGTTTAAGACTACATGTAACAATGGACTCCTGA
- the LOC133659998 gene encoding mitochondrial assembly of ribosomal large subunit protein 1-like isoform X1, whose translation MNIFTRINALLCQSRVLLEHTSVLTRVCSGHKVLTRHVSTNLASRPLIHRTSVCHILSKRCFSDVDVGRSNSTTSTDVIPDESRKPDSDFNDNRHLSQRPTEAFTLDVLVSLLRQENADEICVIKLPEHIKYAQYFIVVSGVSPRHLRAMALYAVKVYKFLKEDHQFHVKIEGKAAEDWLCIDFGNMVVHFMLPETRDVYELEKLWTLRSYDEQLRRMPDEKLPEDFIFDLGDDKL comes from the exons ATGAACATTTTTACACGCATAAACGCACTATTATGTCAAAGTAGAGTATTACTAGAACACACTAGTGTCTTAACCAGAGTATGTTCTGGCCATAAAGTTCTTACCCGACATGTTAGTACTAATTTAGCCTCACGTCCGCTAATACATCGCACATCTGTTTGTCATATTTTgagcaaaagatgtttttcggACGTCGACGTCGGGAGAAGCAACTCGACGACGAGCACTGACGTTATCCCAGATGAATCACGGAAGCCGGATAGCGACTTTAATGACAACCGTCACCTGAGCCAAA GGCCGACTGAGGCTTTCACCCTGGATGTTTTGGTGTCTCTGCTGCGCCAGGAGAACGCAGATGAAATCTGTGTGATTAAATTACCAGAGCACATCAAATACGCCCAGTACTTCATCGTGGTGAGCGGCGTATCACCCAGACACCTCCGCGCTATGGCCCTTTATGCCGTCAAAGTG tacaAATTCCTGAAGGAAGATCACCAATTTCACGTGAAGATTGAAGGAAAGGCTGCAGAAGATTGGCTGTGTATCGACTTTG GGAATATGGTCGTCCACTTCATGCTTCCGGAGACAAGAGACGTGTATGAACTGGAGAAACTGTGGACTCTGCGCTCCTACGACGAACAACTGAGGAGAATGCCTGATGAGAAGCTTCCAGAAGATTTTATATTTGATCTTGGAGACGATAAATTATAA
- the LOC133659998 gene encoding uncharacterized protein LOC133659998 isoform X2: MNIFTRINALLCQSRVLLEHTSVLTRVCSGHKVLTRHVSTNLASRPLIHRTSVCHILSKRCFSDVDVGRSNSTTSTDVIPDESRKPDSDFNDNRHLSQRFTAGMSLVVLLCLLACVHSGIQAYPRKPVSPKEGAPPEELAKYYSALRHYINLITRQRYGKRDSPDTLFSDFFVKESTESIPGSNYGRYDELPIW, translated from the exons ATGAACATTTTTACACGCATAAACGCACTATTATGTCAAAGTAGAGTATTACTAGAACACACTAGTGTCTTAACCAGAGTATGTTCTGGCCATAAAGTTCTTACCCGACATGTTAGTACTAATTTAGCCTCACGTCCGCTAATACATCGCACATCTGTTTGTCATATTTTgagcaaaagatgtttttcggACGTCGACGTCGGGAGAAGCAACTCGACGACGAGCACTGACGTTATCCCAGATGAATCACGGAAGCCGGATAGCGACTTTAATGACAACCGTCACCTGAGCCAAA GATTCACTGCTGGGATGTCTTTGGTTGTCCTTCTGTGCCTGCTGGCTTGTGTTCACTCGGGCATTCAAGCATATCCACGCAAGCCTGTCAGCCCCAAAGAAGGAGCACCACCTGAGGAGCTTGCTAAATACTACAGTGCACTCAGACACTACATCAACCTCATCACAAGGCAGAG GTACGGGAAAAGAGACAGTCCAGACACACTGTTTTCTGATTTTTTTGTAAAGGAGAGCACAGAGAGTATCCCTGGATCCAATTATGGCAG GTATGATGAATTGCCCatctggtga
- the LOC133659998 gene encoding peptide YY-like isoform X3 codes for MSLVVLLCLLACVHSGIQAYPRKPVSPKEGAPPEELAKYYSALRHYINLITRQRYGKRDSPDTLFSDFFVKESTESIPGSNYGRYDELPIW; via the exons ATGTCTTTGGTTGTCCTTCTGTGCCTGCTGGCTTGTGTTCACTCGGGCATTCAAGCATATCCACGCAAGCCTGTCAGCCCCAAAGAAGGAGCACCACCTGAGGAGCTTGCTAAATACTACAGTGCACTCAGACACTACATCAACCTCATCACAAGGCAGAG GTACGGGAAAAGAGACAGTCCAGACACACTGTTTTCTGATTTTTTTGTAAAGGAGAGCACAGAGAGTATCCCTGGATCCAATTATGGCAG GTATGATGAATTGCCCatctggtga